One window of Ignavibacteriales bacterium genomic DNA carries:
- a CDS encoding T9SS type A sorting domain-containing protein, translated as MKKFSVIIAVLIITIFLPAQQKFSSDYLKHKLNLKHQENILRENYNPFEIKLDSWIPTDLLSQMWDNNDWQNMAYTQFFYDANGKLTSDLSQSWADGAWVNNSRTTYTYEGNLQSIMESDNWENETWVPAYKTQWTYNENRRVTNIYNQTWVNSEWVTNSQDTYTYDGDNCTQLLMENWVNGAWETSHKTTYEYDAEGNNTVSISETWIFGFTITGKEINTFDQGLRITSLRQNLAGTDWMDAGRTTYSYNTNRQQTQFVGEQWTGSEWVNTMNGLFTYDANGNNTESLTQNWENGAWVNFMKLTYNYQPSTDVENKEISIKDFRLLNNYPNPFNPSTKIGFLIPASPAGGSEFGFVSLKVFDVLGNEITTLVNEVKPSGKYQVEFNAADLPSGIYFYKLQAGNFVETKKMLMLK; from the coding sequence ATGAAAAAGTTTTCTGTGATAATAGCTGTTTTAATAATAACTATTTTCCTGCCGGCTCAACAAAAATTTTCTTCAGATTACTTAAAGCATAAGTTGAATCTGAAACATCAGGAAAATATATTGAGAGAAAACTATAATCCATTTGAAATTAAATTAGATTCCTGGATTCCAACAGATCTGCTATCTCAAATGTGGGATAACAATGATTGGCAGAATATGGCTTATACACAATTCTTTTATGATGCAAATGGAAAATTAACCAGCGATTTGAGTCAAAGTTGGGCAGATGGTGCATGGGTTAATAACTCTCGGACCACCTATACTTACGAGGGTAATCTACAATCAATTATGGAATCTGATAATTGGGAGAATGAAACATGGGTTCCTGCCTACAAAACTCAATGGACCTACAATGAAAACAGGAGAGTAACAAACATTTATAACCAGACATGGGTAAATAGTGAATGGGTAACTAATAGTCAGGATACTTATACTTACGACGGTGACAATTGTACTCAATTATTGATGGAAAATTGGGTAAATGGTGCTTGGGAAACTTCTCATAAAACGACTTATGAATATGATGCTGAGGGAAATAATACTGTTTCCATTTCTGAGACTTGGATATTTGGTTTTACAATCACGGGAAAAGAGATTAACACCTTCGATCAGGGTTTACGAATTACATCTCTTCGTCAAAATCTGGCTGGGACAGATTGGATGGATGCTGGTCGAACAACTTATTCATACAACACAAACAGGCAGCAAACACAATTTGTAGGTGAACAGTGGACAGGCTCTGAATGGGTAAATACAATGAATGGTCTATTTACTTATGATGCAAATGGGAATAATACGGAATCATTAACACAGAACTGGGAGAATGGTGCCTGGGTAAACTTTATGAAATTGACATATAATTATCAGCCGTCAACTGATGTAGAGAATAAAGAAATATCAATTAAAGATTTTAGACTATTAAACAATTATCCAAATCCGTTTAATCCTTCAACCAAAATTGGATTTCTAATTCCTGCCAGTCCGGCAGGTGGGTCGGAATTCGGATTTGTTTCATTAAAAGTATTCGATGTTCTTGGAAATGAAATAACCACATTGGTAAATGAAGTAAAACCATCGGGAAAATATCAGGTGGAATTTAACGCTGCAGATTTGCCAAGCGGTATCTATTTCTATAAACTTCAAGCTGGTAATTTTGTTGAAACTAAAAAAATGTTGATGCTTAAATGA
- a CDS encoding STAS domain-containing protein: MADFNVQMHEDDQVSIINLQGYLDAHTAPELENIFTKLIDSQKYRVVVNFESLNYISSAGLGVFMAYVETMRDNKGDIKFTNMTPKVYNIFDLLGFPLLYEFYNDEKEAVQKFSEKS; the protein is encoded by the coding sequence ATGGCAGACTTTAATGTGCAAATGCACGAAGATGATCAGGTAAGTATAATCAACTTACAAGGCTATCTTGATGCACACACAGCACCAGAGCTGGAGAATATATTCACTAAACTAATTGATAGCCAGAAGTACAGAGTAGTTGTAAATTTTGAAAGTTTAAATTATATAAGCAGCGCTGGTTTAGGTGTTTTTATGGCTTACGTAGAAACAATGCGGGATAATAAAGGCGATATTAAATTTACCAATATGACACCAAAAGTTTATAACATCTTTGATCTGCTTGGTTTTCCATTACTTTATGAATTTTATAACGACGAAAAGGAAGCAGTTCAAAAGTTCAGCGAGAAGAGTTAG
- a CDS encoding ATP-binding protein, with the protein MPKQTKLKHKIILLFTVFTFTILSIVIIYFYFTNKKYIQEQSQFEIKSYSNQCFDAIQKEIEYSQFELNDLTSQLEFIVSESGGLYNDEVTNVFQKFIDSFPFKYSKVIVFNQNRKECIIGIPTRVFSGEILADISQADSSFQRKELLNLKEIMENNKSKNMVFNIDNKELNFLLKDSHKNNFVLLAKSNIDNFIEQALSKINFPNSISVFLASYDGVVLFATDKKLQNQQVNNIIPNGQYSINKFTANNENYFIDNNNSTINWKNFKALNLFLQIQNDYSNEINNLNTILLRVVGFTIFFIAIVLIVISYLSNRLSNSLNRVTNVANLVAAGDFSHKIEIVRNDEIGILINSFNEMVNKLKISYSELNELNIELENKINELIQTKAELSQKQRLALVGETISKISHEIQNKISGINIWVQNLEFQLKNDETSIIYLNEIKEALKSFQEKLVNFKKFYRQPQLNKQKIDLNPFVDNILDGYSLEISSKELTIKKCFCEMIPFICGDKEQLEEVFINLLLNALYFSPQKGIIEIQTFKNEKNISVSISDNGPGIKQDDLDKILQPFYTTKLSGSGLGLTIANNIITAHNGALKFFNKENGGACFEIILPFTDE; encoded by the coding sequence ATGCCAAAACAAACTAAATTAAAGCACAAAATAATTCTTCTTTTTACAGTTTTTACTTTTACTATTCTTAGTATTGTAATAATTTATTTTTATTTCACAAATAAAAAATACATTCAAGAACAATCCCAATTTGAAATCAAGTCATATTCGAACCAATGTTTTGATGCTATTCAAAAAGAAATTGAATATTCACAATTTGAATTAAACGATTTAACATCACAATTAGAATTTATTGTTAGCGAATCCGGAGGGTTATATAATGATGAAGTTACCAATGTTTTCCAAAAGTTTATTGATTCTTTTCCCTTCAAATATTCTAAGGTTATAGTCTTCAACCAAAATCGTAAGGAATGTATAATTGGGATTCCTACAAGGGTTTTCAGCGGAGAAATTTTAGCGGACATCTCTCAGGCAGATAGTTCTTTTCAAAGAAAAGAATTGCTAAACCTGAAGGAAATAATGGAGAACAATAAAAGCAAGAATATGGTGTTTAATATTGATAATAAAGAATTGAATTTTTTATTAAAAGATTCACATAAAAACAATTTTGTTCTTCTGGCAAAATCCAATATTGATAATTTTATAGAACAAGCTTTAAGTAAAATTAACTTTCCCAACTCAATTTCTGTATTTCTTGCTTCGTATGATGGAGTAGTACTTTTTGCTACTGATAAAAAACTACAGAACCAGCAGGTAAATAATATTATCCCGAATGGGCAATATTCCATAAATAAGTTTACCGCCAATAATGAAAACTATTTCATTGATAATAACAATAGCACTATTAATTGGAAGAATTTTAAGGCGTTGAACTTATTCCTTCAAATCCAAAATGATTACAGCAATGAGATTAACAATCTGAATACTATTTTATTGCGGGTGGTTGGATTCACCATATTTTTTATAGCTATTGTATTAATAGTAATAAGCTATCTTAGCAACCGTTTATCAAATTCATTAAACAGAGTAACAAATGTAGCCAACCTTGTTGCTGCAGGCGACTTTTCACACAAAATAGAAATTGTAAGAAATGATGAAATAGGAATTCTAATTAATTCTTTTAATGAGATGGTAAATAAACTGAAAATAAGCTATTCAGAATTAAATGAACTTAACATTGAACTGGAAAATAAAATTAACGAACTCATTCAGACAAAAGCCGAACTATCCCAAAAACAAAGATTGGCGTTGGTTGGTGAAACTATTTCGAAAATCTCACACGAAATTCAAAATAAAATTAGCGGGATAAACATTTGGGTCCAGAATCTGGAATTCCAATTAAAGAATGACGAGACTTCAATAATTTATTTGAATGAAATAAAAGAAGCCTTAAAATCTTTTCAGGAAAAACTTGTTAACTTTAAAAAATTCTATAGACAGCCGCAACTTAATAAACAGAAGATTGATTTAAATCCATTTGTAGATAATATTTTAGATGGATATTCGCTGGAAATTTCTTCTAAAGAATTAACCATAAAGAAATGTTTTTGCGAAATGATTCCTTTTATATGCGGAGATAAAGAACAACTTGAAGAAGTATTTATCAATCTACTATTAAATGCCTTGTACTTTTCTCCGCAAAAAGGAATTATAGAAATACAAACATTTAAAAATGAAAAGAACATAAGCGTTTCTATTTCCGATAATGGACCTGGAATTAAACAGGACGACCTTGATAAAATCCTTCAACCTTTTTATACAACAAAATTAAGTGGAAGCGGACTTGGACTTACCATTGCCAATAATATAATTACCGCACATAACGGCGCTCTTAAATTTTTCAACAAAGAAAATGGTGGCGCTTGTTTTGAAATAATTCTTCCTTTTACTGATGAGTAA
- a CDS encoding SpoIIE family protein phosphatase, which translates to MSLFDTDGAQRNLSALVDFGKFINSSLDLKSNLNNLLLTCFGKFHTTKGVIALFDDYGELKVKSFKGLTAEVIKQFPSINREDIENNKPVLTNFKEKYNLQFCQHIKSSQGTLGIIFLGDKLSKKEYTPDDKEFIDLIINIAATAIENSIIFEKLKTANRSLDSKVSMLSSLFELSKEFSGVLETQRVVKLLIYSIIGQLLISNYAVIVCEPNGMTILDSKFPQPLLSAILQNCNPAEIITPLRKEKLKEEYGELVNIGVELLIPMQIQRETKGLILLGKRINNIEYSESDSEYIYSIGSLAMISIENARLFKETLEKQKMEKDLEIARNIQKNLFPKSLPKLQNFEIQAVNVSSKQVGGDYYDVLRLDDNNILFAIADVSGKGVPASLLMANLQAFLKIIAKHGMELSDATGLINDLVSENTMGENFITFFWGILNDEAITLTYVNAGHNPPLLIRNGNISKFTKGGMILGILKTLKPYAMETISLQSGDAIILFTDGVTEAMNKMMEEFTDERLEKLSKQIYQEEAAKILLEIRNDVQTHTEGAIQSDDITLMIIKVK; encoded by the coding sequence ATGAGTTTATTTGATACCGATGGTGCACAAAGAAATTTATCTGCTCTTGTAGATTTTGGTAAATTTATTAACTCCAGCTTAGATCTTAAATCCAATCTCAATAATCTTTTGCTAACCTGTTTTGGAAAATTTCATACAACAAAAGGTGTAATTGCTTTATTTGATGATTATGGTGAGTTGAAGGTAAAATCATTTAAAGGATTAACAGCAGAAGTTATTAAACAATTTCCTTCAATCAATCGTGAAGATATTGAAAACAATAAACCTGTTTTAACAAACTTCAAAGAAAAATATAATTTACAGTTTTGCCAACACATTAAATCATCACAGGGAACTTTGGGAATTATTTTTCTTGGTGATAAACTTAGCAAGAAAGAATACACACCTGATGATAAAGAATTTATAGACCTGATTATTAATATTGCCGCAACAGCAATTGAGAATTCAATAATTTTTGAGAAACTGAAAACCGCTAATCGCAGCCTGGATTCAAAAGTATCCATGCTCTCGTCCTTGTTTGAACTTAGCAAAGAGTTTAGCGGTGTACTGGAAACACAGCGGGTTGTAAAACTTCTTATCTATTCAATTATAGGTCAGTTATTAATTTCTAACTATGCTGTTATTGTTTGCGAACCTAACGGTATGACAATACTGGATTCCAAATTCCCACAACCGTTACTTTCTGCGATACTTCAAAATTGTAATCCAGCCGAAATAATTACTCCTTTAAGAAAAGAAAAATTGAAAGAAGAATATGGCGAATTAGTTAATATTGGTGTAGAGCTTTTAATTCCAATGCAGATCCAGCGCGAGACTAAAGGATTAATTTTACTTGGAAAAAGAATTAACAACATTGAATATTCAGAATCTGATTCAGAATATATTTATTCCATCGGCAGCCTTGCTATGATTTCGATTGAGAATGCGCGTCTATTTAAAGAAACTCTTGAAAAACAAAAAATGGAAAAGGATCTTGAGATTGCCCGAAATATTCAGAAAAATCTTTTTCCCAAATCACTTCCTAAATTACAGAACTTTGAAATACAGGCTGTAAATGTTTCATCAAAACAGGTTGGCGGAGATTATTATGATGTCCTAAGACTTGATGATAATAATATTCTGTTTGCAATTGCTGATGTTTCCGGTAAAGGGGTACCTGCTTCACTGCTTATGGCAAACCTGCAGGCTTTTTTAAAAATAATTGCCAAACACGGAATGGAACTAAGCGATGCAACCGGCTTGATCAACGATCTTGTTTCTGAAAATACGATGGGAGAAAATTTTATTACATTTTTTTGGGGAATTCTTAATGATGAAGCTATAACTTTAACATATGTAAACGCCGGACACAATCCACCACTTTTAATTAGAAATGGAAATATTTCAAAATTTACAAAAGGGGGAATGATTCTTGGAATTTTAAAAACTCTTAAGCCTTATGCAATGGAAACAATTAGTTTGCAATCGGGGGATGCAATAATTCTTTTTACGGATGGTGTAACAGAAGCAATGAATAAAATGATGGAAGAGTTTACGGATGAACGCCTGGAAAAATTAAGCAAACAAATTTATCAGGAAGAAGCCGCAAAAATTCTTTTAGAAATCAGGAATGATGTTCAAACACATACTGAAGGTGCAATACAGTCAGATGATATAACTCTTATGATCATTAAAGTAAAATAA
- a CDS encoding ATP-binding protein, with the protein MNNNIKSIEKEIKVKSTTDNLGMIRDFTKSIASQTGFTEEVVDKIALAVDEACTNIIKHAYKFSPEGDILINIKVAENKMIVSITDYGLDFNPSIIPVPDIKKYYQQHKVGGLGIYLMKKLMDEVRYNPNTGNKNQVVLVKYLS; encoded by the coding sequence TTGAATAACAATATTAAATCAATTGAAAAAGAAATTAAGGTTAAAAGCACAACAGATAACCTTGGAATGATTAGAGACTTTACAAAGTCAATTGCATCTCAAACCGGTTTTACTGAAGAGGTTGTTGATAAAATTGCTTTAGCTGTTGATGAAGCCTGTACAAACATCATTAAACATGCTTATAAATTCTCACCTGAAGGTGATATTCTTATTAATATTAAAGTTGCTGAAAATAAAATGATTGTTTCTATAACTGATTATGGTTTAGATTTCAATCCCAGCATAATTCCCGTTCCAGATATAAAAAAATATTATCAGCAGCATAAAGTTGGCGGATTAGGAATTTACCTGATGAAGAAGCTGATGGATGAAGTCCGGTATAATCCGAACACAGGTAATAAAAATCAAGTTGTTCTGGTAAAATATCTTTCATAA
- a CDS encoding response regulator yields the protein MTTNYFNSSITKDKLDSLLIIEKDEIQRKGLIVAMMDSFTEIRLTNNPHEAIAIAKKRKFSVIISEAGFDVISGSELIKNLYACNPDSLIIVISSYLNEEIKTELQNAGAQLVFDKPIDIQTLLKEIFIFKNKIK from the coding sequence ATGACAACAAATTATTTCAACTCTTCCATAACAAAAGATAAACTTGATTCCCTTTTGATAATTGAAAAGGATGAAATTCAGCGAAAAGGATTAATTGTTGCAATGATGGATTCATTTACTGAAATCCGATTAACCAATAATCCGCACGAGGCGATAGCGATTGCAAAGAAACGCAAATTTTCTGTGATAATTTCCGAAGCTGGATTTGATGTGATAAGCGGAAGTGAACTTATAAAAAACTTGTACGCCTGTAATCCGGATTCACTTATAATTGTTATATCCTCATACTTAAATGAAGAAATAAAAACTGAACTTCAAAATGCTGGTGCGCAGTTAGTATTTGACAAACCTATTGACATTCAAACTTTACTCAAAGAAATATTCATCTTCAAGAATAAAATCAAATAG
- a CDS encoding sigma-54 dependent transcriptional regulator has protein sequence MKILLVDDDRSIRKGIETFLISENHVVSCYENGKDALEKCKQEKFDLIVSDMMMPEMTGLDFLINLKNESDETPFILITAYASIEDAVTAMKIGAEDYLTKPLNLLELKLKIDKIKSKRILVEENIELKEKLKKMEFPDLIGNSKTMIDVKNKIIKIAADPDVSVMIYGESGTGKEIVARNIHYKSKRVDKPFMAINCAALSDEILESELFGHVKGSFTNAIKDKIGLFQAADKGTLFLDEVSQMSPRLQAKLLRVLQERNFQQVGSTQTISVDVRIIGASNKDLKKLIEEEKFREDLYYRLNVIEICLPTLSERSDDIPLLINHFLQKENIRMQKQIFFSPESVELLQKYSWKGNVRELENFIRMMFVTTEKQTIEPTDLPESIFSEVLISSLKWKNLWRQNNFQTALNSAIENFEREFLTYHIKNNCGNISKTAEAIGLSRVSLHKKISQYKLISDEKNGANF, from the coding sequence ATGAAAATTCTATTAGTTGATGATGACCGATCAATAAGAAAAGGTATAGAAACATTTTTAATTTCAGAAAACCATGTTGTTTCTTGTTATGAAAATGGAAAAGACGCTCTTGAAAAATGTAAACAGGAAAAGTTTGATTTAATTGTTTCAGACATGATGATGCCTGAAATGACTGGTCTCGATTTTCTTATTAACTTAAAGAATGAATCTGACGAAACACCTTTTATTTTAATAACTGCATATGCATCAATTGAGGATGCTGTAACAGCAATGAAGATTGGGGCTGAGGATTATCTTACCAAACCATTAAACCTGCTTGAGTTAAAACTGAAGATTGATAAAATTAAAAGTAAAAGAATTCTGGTTGAAGAAAATATAGAATTAAAAGAAAAGCTGAAAAAGATGGAATTCCCGGATTTAATTGGAAACAGCAAAACTATGATTGATGTGAAAAATAAAATAATAAAAATTGCGGCTGATCCGGATGTGTCTGTTATGATTTATGGTGAAAGCGGAACCGGGAAAGAAATAGTTGCAAGAAATATTCATTATAAAAGCAAAAGAGTTGATAAACCATTTATGGCAATAAATTGTGCTGCTCTTTCAGATGAAATTTTGGAAAGTGAATTATTTGGACACGTTAAAGGTTCTTTTACAAATGCAATAAAAGATAAGATCGGACTTTTTCAAGCTGCTGATAAGGGAACACTGTTTCTTGATGAGGTTAGTCAAATGAGTCCACGACTACAGGCAAAGCTACTACGAGTTTTGCAGGAAAGGAATTTTCAACAAGTTGGAAGCACTCAAACGATAAGCGTTGATGTGAGAATAATCGGCGCTTCAAACAAGGATTTGAAAAAATTGATTGAAGAAGAAAAATTCAGAGAGGACCTATATTACAGATTAAATGTAATTGAAATCTGCCTTCCGACTTTAAGTGAACGAAGCGATGATATACCTTTGTTAATCAATCATTTTCTACAGAAAGAAAATATTCGTATGCAAAAGCAAATTTTCTTTTCACCAGAATCTGTAGAATTATTACAAAAGTATTCCTGGAAAGGAAATGTGAGGGAATTGGAAAATTTTATCAGGATGATGTTTGTTACAACCGAAAAGCAAACGATTGAACCAACTGATTTACCGGAATCCATTTTTTCTGAAGTGCTAATCTCCTCTTTGAAATGGAAAAATCTTTGGCGGCAAAATAATTTTCAAACTGCATTAAATAGCGCCATTGAAAATTTTGAAAGAGAGTTCCTGACTTATCACATAAAAAATAATTGTGGAAATATCTCCAAGACTGCTGAAGCAATTGGATTATCAAGAGTATCTTTGCATAAAAAAATAAGCCAGTACAAACTTATATCTGATGAGAAAAATGGAGCTAACTTCTAA
- a CDS encoding SpoIIE family protein phosphatase, protein MKKLKTILLKYRQTITIFLAALVAFVALANLYFVFVVTVVSNDECLWIPKKMAKDSITIFFNSVKVNGVTWNAGVRNGDILLKIDNVKLPNALVAQVTLNKHKEGEYANYTIKKNGKIIETKVYIKKLINFGNLGIGLLGFIWLVVGFIVVMAKPDGKVQRLFYRIGCGFVLYMSIVLITNPWGDNPIVRYLPIVLTVDIIWSMAGFALPFMIVYFFWSFPKPFKIVEKKWLKKAFIISSATLFLLSYLYRWFFVFIPNDQLLYAYVIRITNILLGLGLLIGLISLFINFYRLKTKEEKKPLIVILAAYTLGVVALIYSTMVANIIADTIFNSPEYFMPIVLVAIIPISFGYSIFKYQLMDVSVVVKNTIVYGTATATIAVIYYLVTYGLGQGIGSAIGTPYQSAIAVFTFVIFAFIFQSTKDKFQNLLTRRFYPEQFTYQRVILKFSNDVVSIVGLENILDSMTETFISALRINRFGILLKENNSLKYELRRNLGLSINELTISDLNNQLANFIQEKLEINGRTYIEQSQFREIFPDNYEQLIQENIYTIVPMVIKSKVIGLLLFGLKLSGSQFAGKDLELLCAAANQAGLSLENARLYESEAKKLTMERDLDNARKIQEGLLPKQIPQITGIDLCGKMIPAMQVGGDYYDLIQISPTKLFVIVGDVSGKGLSASLYMSKLQTMVQLYCQNNISPKEVLVEINKRIYDSIERNWFITVNLALIDAETKTIKFCRAGHSPLLVINGAVKIYQSKGIGLGLEEGIIFEESLEQIELKYQPNEIYTFFSDGISEAMNEHNDLYGMDEFAEVIKMNKAKPVKEIMNEVMLSIEKFRGRREQNDDITIVLMKML, encoded by the coding sequence ATGAAGAAACTTAAAACGATATTATTAAAATACAGGCAAACCATTACAATATTTTTAGCTGCGCTTGTGGCTTTTGTAGCTCTGGCAAATCTTTATTTTGTTTTTGTTGTTACAGTTGTTTCTAATGATGAATGCTTGTGGATTCCAAAAAAAATGGCTAAGGATAGCATTACGATTTTCTTTAATAGTGTTAAAGTTAACGGCGTAACCTGGAATGCTGGTGTAAGGAACGGAGATATACTTTTAAAAATAGACAATGTAAAATTACCTAACGCTTTAGTCGCTCAGGTTACTTTAAATAAACATAAAGAAGGTGAGTATGCTAATTATACTATAAAGAAAAATGGAAAGATCATAGAAACTAAAGTCTATATTAAAAAATTAATAAATTTTGGAAATCTTGGAATTGGACTACTCGGTTTTATTTGGCTGGTTGTTGGATTTATAGTTGTTATGGCAAAACCCGATGGTAAAGTTCAAAGATTGTTTTATCGGATTGGTTGTGGATTTGTTCTTTATATGTCAATTGTTCTTATAACAAATCCCTGGGGAGATAATCCAATTGTACGCTATCTGCCGATAGTTCTTACAGTTGATATTATCTGGTCTATGGCAGGGTTTGCTTTACCATTTATGATCGTATATTTTTTCTGGAGTTTTCCCAAACCATTTAAGATTGTTGAAAAGAAATGGCTAAAAAAGGCATTCATAATTTCATCCGCTACTCTGTTTCTTTTATCTTATTTATATCGATGGTTCTTTGTCTTTATTCCGAATGACCAATTACTTTATGCCTATGTAATACGAATTACCAATATATTACTTGGACTTGGACTTTTAATTGGATTGATTTCATTATTCATTAATTTTTATAGATTAAAAACAAAAGAAGAGAAAAAACCTTTAATTGTAATTCTTGCTGCATATACTCTTGGAGTTGTAGCTTTAATATATTCAACTATGGTTGCAAATATTATTGCAGATACAATCTTTAACTCTCCGGAGTACTTTATGCCGATTGTTTTAGTTGCTATAATTCCAATCTCCTTTGGTTACTCAATTTTTAAGTATCAATTGATGGATGTTAGCGTAGTTGTAAAAAATACAATTGTATATGGAACCGCCACAGCAACTATAGCAGTCATTTACTATTTAGTTACTTATGGATTGGGACAAGGTATCGGTTCAGCAATCGGAACACCTTATCAAAGCGCAATAGCAGTTTTCACGTTTGTGATATTTGCGTTTATCTTTCAATCAACCAAGGATAAATTTCAAAATCTTTTAACTCGAAGATTCTACCCGGAGCAATTTACATATCAAAGAGTTATTCTAAAATTTAGCAATGATGTTGTTAGCATTGTTGGTTTGGAAAATATTCTTGATTCTATGACGGAAACATTTATTAGCGCACTTAGAATTAATCGCTTCGGTATTTTGCTTAAAGAAAATAATTCTTTGAAATATGAATTGAGAAGAAATCTTGGTTTGTCAATAAATGAACTTACTATTTCTGATTTAAATAATCAGCTTGCAAATTTTATTCAGGAAAAATTGGAAATTAATGGACGAACTTACATTGAGCAATCTCAATTCAGGGAAATTTTTCCGGATAATTACGAGCAATTAATCCAGGAAAATATTTACACAATTGTACCGATGGTTATTAAATCCAAAGTGATCGGTCTATTGTTGTTCGGTTTAAAACTATCGGGTTCTCAATTTGCGGGAAAGGATTTGGAACTACTTTGTGCTGCTGCAAATCAAGCCGGTTTGTCTCTGGAGAATGCACGGCTATATGAATCTGAAGCTAAAAAGTTAACGATGGAAAGAGATTTGGATAATGCCAGAAAAATTCAGGAAGGATTGCTGCCTAAGCAGATTCCTCAAATTACCGGGATTGATTTATGCGGTAAAATGATTCCTGCAATGCAGGTTGGCGGAGATTATTACGACCTGATTCAAATATCTCCAACAAAACTTTTTGTAATTGTTGGTGATGTTTCTGGCAAAGGATTATCCGCATCCCTTTATATGAGCAAACTACAAACGATGGTGCAATTGTACTGTCAAAACAATATTTCACCAAAAGAAGTTTTGGTGGAAATTAATAAGAGAATTTATGACAGCATTGAAAGAAATTGGTTTATTACTGTTAACCTTGCTTTAATAGATGCTGAAACTAAAACAATTAAATTCTGCCGGGCGGGGCATTCGCCATTGTTGGTAATTAATGGAGCGGTTAAAATTTATCAATCAAAAGGTATTGGATTGGGCTTGGAGGAAGGGATAATATTTGAAGAATCTCTTGAGCAAATCGAATTAAAATATCAACCGAATGAAATTTATACTTTCTTTTCAGATGGAATTAGCGAAGCGATGAATGAGCATAACGATCTTTATGGAATGGATGAATTTGCTGAAGTAATAAAAATGAACAAAGCGAAACCTGTAAAAGAAATTATGAATGAAGTTATGTTGTCAATAGAAAAATTCCGTGGGCGAAGAGAACAGAATGATGATATAACCATTGTTTTAATGAAGATGTTATAG